Part of the Chanodichthys erythropterus isolate Z2021 chromosome 13, ASM2448905v1, whole genome shotgun sequence genome is shown below.
CTTTGGCTGGCGGACTGCTGAGCAGGAGGAACTGATGGGGTGTGTGCATGAACTTCAGTTGCTGTTGTGATAGAAACAAGATATAAGAGCATATACTTGAGACGGCAAGCCTTAATCATTTTCTCTGCTTAAAACTTTGAAAAGTTTCACAGTGCCTGTGAATTCAAAATTCTCTTGAAAATACAGAAGAACTGAAAGATGGTTTCTAAAGGAGTCATGGTTCTCTCTTAGGGAGGTAATGCCAGTAATTCTAtgaaagattaatcattatgtGTCTAACCCAGATCATCTTAATCTAGATCTCAGAAATGTTGCAAATGTGCAAGCAGAAACATTTAGGGAAATCATAACAAATGCTTAAGGTAGATACAAGACTTACTCTAGTAACAGGAAGCTTCACTATGTGTGATCTGTTACTGGATATCACCCTgtaaaaaaatggatttatcaACCATATACCCCATTAAGTTTGAAAACCTCCACTGCAGGGATGTATAGAGACATTTAAATACTGTGTAATGGTGATTGTATGTCACATGATCACACCGACTGTCCAAGGTACCACAAAGATGGATGCACACACTCTCCATGACTATGTAATTAGAGCTATTATGAGAGCTGACCGTCACATATACACATCATTAAAATGCTTGAAGTGTCATTCAGTCATACCACTGCAGTAGTGGGTGAGCCAAAGGATCGTGCTTGTCCATTTGTCTCTTTATCTCCAGATATGGTGCCTGTGCAGAAGAAATGGCAAAAAAATGTTACAATTCTCCTCCATCAGGAATCAAAGCAGTAGCTGATTTCTCTGAAGACAAATGCTATGGAAGATACAGGGATTGTGATTTAAAACACTAGGGCTGTCAATGTAATGTACTAGAACACTTTtttataaatactttaaaaaaatatacatttataaaatattatattatattaaactgtaaaataaattaatggcTACAATTTATTTTAAGGTTTGCTTGTTagagtgtaattatacattcaAGTAcagaataatattaattaactacatgtacttatttTAGGGCTAGTTGCATGTAATAATGCAGAATTTATAGTTAATACTGTAGCAACTgcatgtaacgtgtaacaaggacactgcaAAATAAAGTGTCACCAAATtagtatattaaattattataaaaacacataAATATAGTTTACATAATATTCTATGGCCTGGTTtgacagacagggcttagcctaatccaggattaggccttagttcaattagggcatttaagtagcttttataaatgttcactagaaaaaaaaacaaaaaacattactaGTGTGCTTCTTAAGACAAagcaatggcactgacatattttaagttactgtatgtcagtgcaagttactttttagttaaaacagctcaaacatgcattttagtctaagactatcttaagccttgtctgtgaaaccaggggtatatattatatattttgatgTCATTAAAATTGCTCAATTTTAATTGATTAACAGACTTAAAAACAACATAACCTCAGAACAAACATGCTCTTGTTGTAAATTGCTAGTTGATACCTGGGTCATTTCTCTGATAGATGTGATACTGTCAAGTGCTCTCATCACTCGGTCATAGTCctttttctgaagaagaacCCAAACACTCAATGTAATATTCCTTTCTAAATGGCAGCATTACACAAACGAGATGGGTTAAGCTAAAGCTAAATGCTCTTAGTCTTTTAAGTACCCTGGGGTTGAAGGCAAGTGCTTGTGAGTCATTGGGATCCACCACAGAAGGATATGGCTCAAAAATGACAACTTTCCTCGGAGACTCCAGTGCGGATCGGCACATGGAGACCAGTAAGTCTACAACCTGTTGTCACAAACAGAGATTGTGAAGgcatttggttaaaaacatGTCATTTTCTGTACAGAATGACTGTATGaattctgtgtttgtttgtgtaccTGAGCACCAGTGGCAATCTCATCAGCAGCCTCATTCATGACCCCTAGAGTTTGGAAGGCGAATACACataactctctctcacacactgtGGGCTGCAGGACACATATAAACAAGCTCATTAGAACAGGAAGTCATATTATTAATCCTGGATTAATAATATCACATGTAACATCAACTGGCTGACTTTTAGAATAATATGACACATGAAAGCATATGACATGAAAGCATAATATGGTATGAAGACAATTTCTAAACATTTTCtagttaaaataatttttttctactttaaaCAGCAACAGAGTTTAATATGAAATACAGAAAAGAACAGGCCGTGTTAAAATACACTACTCTTCAAGTTTATGTTTGgggtttttcttttaaagaattaagacttttactcagtaaggatacattaaattgatcaaaagcgacattaaatatatttattatgttacaaaagattttgagaggtgtttttttttttttttccacataaatgcagccttacaATAAGCCactttagaaaacagaaaatCTTACGAACCCCACATTTCTGAAAGGTAgtgtataatttaaaatattcaggAGAAAATAACAGAGAAATCACAGTTGCATTAAATGATGCAGGGTATTCACACCATTAACCAATCCAAGATCGCTAGTAGAGCAAACAGACTCACTCTGAGCATTGGTCCATTTTGGAACACGTGAGGTTCATCGCAGACCACACAGAACTCATTCAGTACAGGGATACGCTGTTCTGCATACTCCATAGTCTGCAATTACACATCTAGTCAACATGTAGCAACCATGTAGCAACATTTGCCTCCTCTATAACAGTTTTGACAGCATAAATGGCTACCACAAGAGTTCCACCCAAACCTTAATACAAACAGGACAGTTCATCCAAAATATTTTCACCATATTTGGAACATTTGCAATGACTTGACAGTGAGTAAACAATGTTGCACATTCAATTTTGTTCACAAGAATACTAATGACTACAAAATGTCAAACTACCGCAACCAATCACATGCCCTCAAGACCAGGTTGCTTcgggaaaaaagaattttgcaTATATTTGCAAGTACAAGACTGTTAGACTATAAAATACTGTTTGATTAATGAAATAAGACAAAGGGCAAagtgtaaatttttttttttacctgaacAAGGAAGCCTCTGTCTCTGATTGGAATGGATTTGGCTCCGAAATTTGGCTACTCGagaagaaacacacacacacacacaaaaaaaatgtttgaactCCTCTAAATTTTGTTAGCTAAAAACACAAAGTTGTTTTCACTGCCTTAAGCCAAAAATTACActgtataaaaaacatttttttttttttatagatcacCCTCTCCTCAACCTGTTAAATTCACTAATCTCTAACTGCAATTCACTCTGAATGTgttgtaaataaattaattaattttgttaattcTTTCATATCCAAAACACTTGATCAGACATCTCTGACCAAAGCCAAATCAAAACAAATTAGGCAATTCCTAACTTATGTAACCTCAAGGAAGAATGTTCATAAGACGCAATCCCAAGCATCCCTACCTGAGGTGTGGAAGATAGTGATGGGGCCAGGATGCCGATTAGCCCTGAGGTAAGGGAGAGGCGTCTGCTCTCGGTGACAGGCTCTTTAAAGATGTCGCTTTTGTCAATCTTGGTGCTGCTGGAGTAGGACCTGCTGAGCAGACGGTGGTGGTGCTTCAGGCCATCCAGCTCTTCAGTCCGCACGCTGCCCGAGCAGGAGCGGCCCAGGAGCCGGTGGGGCTTTAAAGCACCGCCATCGCTACTGCCAGCAGCATGTTCGCAGCGAGGCTCTGCCGTGCTCGACCGCGGTGACAGTTTATGAGGCCGCAGTGGCGGGCAGTCCTCTGGCTTCACAGCGGTCGAGCAGGGCCTCGGCAGCAGCCGGTGGGGCTGTTTGAGGGGCTGATGTTGCTCCATTCGTGGGTCACTGGAAAGGGAGTGACCCAAAAGCTTGTGCGACTTGCCGACACAGCCGTCCATTTCTGGCTTCACTGTGCTGGAGCATGTTCGCCGTAAGAGACGGTGGGATTTTGACATGCCATCCTGCTCGGGTTTGAGCTTCTTTTTGCTCTTCACACAGCCAGGAGGAGGGTAGCTGGGGGATCTGAGTTTGCACAAGCACAGAACATTAATCAAACTACGAGAATTAAGGAACACAAAAAGATGTGCAATTACACTTGTGCAAATCCTGCATATTTCAGAATGCTTTATTGGCTGATTCACaccaattttatttttcatgttgaGGTCTGCATAGTCCGCAGTGGGACTGCGCATTTCTTGTGCTAATGAACTACAGTAGGTCATGCCATACCGAGTTAATGAGATACAACGCATTAAGCATTGTTGACAAATTGCTTTACAGTTTTTCTGCATatcttgatttttaatttctgtataATTTTACTATTTATAAAAAACAGGTAAGGCATTCAGGTAAGATATCCTCTTTATGACTCAAGAGGTAAATTGCCAAACCCATTGCTATATTCTTAAAATCACTTTCCTTAACATTACATCCAGTTCAAAACTGCTTGCCAACTTGGAGTCTCTCCAATTCAATGAAACGCCAGATTTGTGTGAATTCTTCCTACAGTTTGATAACCATTCATCAGACCGGCTTGAATCTGAGACAAAATGGTCAAAGATCatgaaagggatagttcacccaaaaatgaaaattatcccatgatttactcagcctcaatccatcctaggtgtacatgactatcttctttcagacgaacacaatcagagatatattcaaaaatatcctTGATCTCCAAAAAtcataatggtagtgaatggggggcctgttttgaagtcaaaaataaatgcatccatccatcataaatataatccatggggttaataaaggccttctgaagtgaggCGATGgggttttgtaagaaaaatatccatatttaaaactttataatctaaaataCTTGGCTTGCGCTAGATGACGGTACGCATactgcgcaagtcgacttgcaccAAAAAAGTCACTTctgacgcaggatgtaggagtagcgcAAGCTTTGACACCTctcacggttcaaacaaatagggctgtgcaacaaactcaagctcctcttctcttatatcaaaatcctctgacatttctctttaaaatttctaattcgtgaccggtgttttgtttttctatatcCTCTGCGCGTCCGCGTTCGTCATTGCGCATGCgtcaggtcagagttcactcttTTGCCGCAAATCAATGTGTatctgccagaagctagttattttactttatgaagttttaaatatggatatttttcttacaaaaacccatcgcttcatttcagaaggcctttactaaccccctggagccaaatggattattttttatgatggatggatgtatttaTTTTGGGCTTCAACACACGCCCCccgttcactaccattataaatatttggagagccaggatattttttaaatatatctctgactgtgtttgtctgaaagaagatagtcatatatgcctaggatggcttgagggtgagtaaatcatgggataattttcatttttgggtgaactaagccttgAAGATGACACACTTGCTGGCATAGAAGTAAATGCTGGTCCTGAACACCTAAATTCAGCCTATTCACACCAAATGTGAAATATATGGATAAATTAAATCACCAAATTCACAATAGGTGGCGCTGATTAGCAAACAaatgttttccagtacaaaagtgggcaaaaaaacatttatctatTGAGGGTTACTCAAAACAAGCCTTATATTCAGATTACGATTACTTTTTGCAAGACTTATTTTTCTAATATTTCGTTAACGTAGAAGCATGgtcaaacaaaacagcacaCAAACAAGTTTAAGAGTAAGGTTAAGGCCGTCTAATGTtggcaatgaaaatgaaaacttcTTCTGAGACTCATGattcaatatttaaaaactgttctGCAATGGAAAAGTACTGGCATGCACAAAGCACTAATTAAGAACAGAAAAAGTTCTAGAGAGAGTTTTTGAGCTGTAAACATTACCGCTTTAATGTGTgagattaattaaatattaacaatCACCAGAACCAACCAATTTTCTTGGCAAACAGGCCTTTAGTCTTGGGTTTTAAAGGGCTTCAAAGGGGATATTGAACTCAGGATTGCCCAGTATTGGTGTAGCCGAGTGACTTTTTTCTTACCTGCGTAAAGTTGAAAAAATGTGCAGGGGAGACTTCACCTTCTTTTCGGTTTGCTTTTTGCTGTGTGGGCATATGAGTTTATCTTTGCTCTGACACTTCCACTGCTGTGTGACAAAGGTTTGCATTATCCTGCCAAGAGACAGCACACTCATGAAGTTCAACGGAAAAACCCAATATAACACTAGAAAACATTTTCCAGTAGTTTCTTACTTTTTCAACTGATGTCCAAGTCCGAATCTGTCTTTTGAAGACACTTGAAACACATCAACAGTGGGAACTGGAAACGGGACATTAAATTCTccatgagaaaaaaacaaacaaaaaaacagcattgcAAAATAAAGTACCACATAATCTAACCGTTTGCTACAGACGTTTGATTTAGCCATCAAAGCGTTTCTTTTTGGAACAGAAGGTCACTCTGAAATGAGCCACTTATGATGAGTAATATCTTGGCAGGAGAACAAGAGCAGACATTACAACCATGTCCAAGTAActtgtctctctttctcttgcaaTCTGAACTGAAGTAGCCATGTTCTTAAGGCAAGCAACTGTGAACAAATCTACAATCAGCAGAGAGAGCTCACACTCTCATCCATCATTTAACCTAGGTAAGTCGGCCAAACTAGTCTAATGTTGTTAACAGCACAACAGTACCcctttattttcctcatatttttcTGAATGTGCAATCCCATTAATTAcgatgatgtgtgtgtgtgcgtgtgatcTAACCTGGTCCATTCAGATATTGTGTGAGGGAGCAGTGAAGCCGCACAATAACAGGTTCACTCCGGATCACATCCCAGGCAAGTGCAATCTCCTCCTATGAACAAATGCTGTATTTCAGTTTAACAAAGTACAacagacaaacaaaaaataaatatctaaaaaaaaactcaatggTCATGGCTTATTCCAATTTAATAAAGGCACTGAACAATAAAACTTACATCTAGGAAAGTTACATCAATGTGTAGGTCGATGTCCACATCATCAATTGCACCATATTCCCTATATTTTGtagaaagggggaaaaaaaattaaattcctGACTTCATCTTGGACGAAACAAATTCTGCTAGTgtgattaatctttgtttacaGCAGCTTTTATGGTACATATTCATTAATACTAGAAAATGACAAGAATATATTACTCAGCAGAATATGCTGTTGACAGTCAAGCACAAAGCTTTTAG
Proteins encoded:
- the parp8 gene encoding protein mono-ADP-ribosyltransferase PARP8 isoform X1; protein product: MGMCSRQERIQKDVDIVIQRCKAEKDCLFSDFRFSDSTFTFTYSKGPKRVTYSVHVSDDYPDNTYVSNSENDDEVLVTRDPIPVIFHRIATEIRINNDATSCLSIKSKLQTDKNSCHYAIEEDSEGDNDSEEFYYVGQVNYDGELHKHPQLEADLAAVRDLYGHHAVSLREYGAIDDVDIDLHIDVTFLDEEIALAWDVIRSEPVIVRLHCSLTQYLNGPEFNVPFPVPTVDVFQVSSKDRFGLGHQLKKIMQTFVTQQWKCQSKDKLICPHSKKQTEKKVKSPLHIFSTLRRSPSYPPPGCVKSKKKLKPEQDGMSKSHRLLRRTCSSTVKPEMDGCVGKSHKLLGHSLSSDPRMEQHQPLKQPHRLLPRPCSTAVKPEDCPPLRPHKLSPRSSTAEPRCEHAAGSSDGGALKPHRLLGRSCSGSVRTEELDGLKHHHRLLSRSYSSSTKIDKSDIFKEPVTESRRLSLTSGLIGILAPSLSSTPQPNFGAKSIPIRDRGFLVQTMEYAEQRIPVLNEFCVVCDEPHVFQNGPMLRPTVCERELCVFAFQTLGVMNEAADEIATGAQVVDLLVSMCRSALESPRKVVIFEPYPSVVDPNDSQALAFNPRKKDYDRVMRALDSITSIREMTQAPYLEIKRQMDKHDPLAHPLLQWVISSNRSHIVKLPVTRQLKFMHTPHQFLLLSSPPAKESNFRAAKGLFGSTFAFHGSHIENWHSILRNGLVVASNTRLQLHGAIYGSGIYLSPLSSISFGYSGMNKKQQKVASKDETAANKSNIHLQSQKKGQNPQFLQSRNLKCIALCEAITSPDLHKHGDIWVVPNTDHVCTRFFFVYEDGQVGDTSINTQDPGIHREILRVIGNQTATG
- the parp8 gene encoding protein mono-ADP-ribosyltransferase PARP8 isoform X2; the encoded protein is MGMCSRQERIQKDVDIVIQRCKAEKDCLFSDFRFSDSTFTFTYSKGPKRVTYSVHVSDDYPDNTYVSNSENDDEVLVTRDPIPVIFHRIATEIRINNDATSCLSIKSKLQTDKNSCHYAIEEDSEGDNDSEEFYYVGQVNYDGELHKHPQLEADLAAVRDLYGHHAVSLREYGAIDDVDIDLHIDVTFLDEEIALAWDVIRSEPVIVRLHCSLTQYLNGPVPTVDVFQVSSKDRFGLGHQLKKIMQTFVTQQWKCQSKDKLICPHSKKQTEKKVKSPLHIFSTLRRSPSYPPPGCVKSKKKLKPEQDGMSKSHRLLRRTCSSTVKPEMDGCVGKSHKLLGHSLSSDPRMEQHQPLKQPHRLLPRPCSTAVKPEDCPPLRPHKLSPRSSTAEPRCEHAAGSSDGGALKPHRLLGRSCSGSVRTEELDGLKHHHRLLSRSYSSSTKIDKSDIFKEPVTESRRLSLTSGLIGILAPSLSSTPQPNFGAKSIPIRDRGFLVQTMEYAEQRIPVLNEFCVVCDEPHVFQNGPMLRPTVCERELCVFAFQTLGVMNEAADEIATGAQVVDLLVSMCRSALESPRKVVIFEPYPSVVDPNDSQALAFNPRKKDYDRVMRALDSITSIREMTQAPYLEIKRQMDKHDPLAHPLLQWVISSNRSHIVKLPVTRQLKFMHTPHQFLLLSSPPAKESNFRAAKGLFGSTFAFHGSHIENWHSILRNGLVVASNTRLQLHGAIYGSGIYLSPLSSISFGYSGMNKKQQKVASKDETAANKSNIHLQSQKKGQNPQFLQSRNLKCIALCEAITSPDLHKHGDIWVVPNTDHVCTRFFFVYEDGQVGDTSINTQDPGIHREILRVIGNQTATG